One window of Trifolium pratense cultivar HEN17-A07 linkage group LG5, ARS_RC_1.1, whole genome shotgun sequence genomic DNA carries:
- the LOC123886420 gene encoding uncharacterized protein LOC123886420, with product MSGEESTPRSGASGAGEGSGGSAGKAAFGHDYLNNESYEHSGNRKAPKLITPANLKIYTKHHRVKDIVVSAIRHEDYVRIENKSSAKSIFDSMCATYDGNEKVQEAKASLLIRQYELFTMEKDEDIETMFTRFQTLVSGLKVLKRSYTTYDHVQKILRSLPLVWRPKVTAIEEAQNLKNMSLEVLISNLRSHEMVLNADSTAQKKSKFVALQSTRISSKALKTQLLNIEEESSTDGQEEEMGEDEFALFTKFQQWARFNKKNFRGNSSRNSGGKKEEQKNCFNCKKPGHFIADYPEMSSKDKSKRYNSKKQQFKSKLKKSLMVTFEELSSEEEVEEDEEANLALMASTDSDVDSDDEPEPDSEVADEVFSDCSKTQLITALNMVIEKHLKVLSKQKLLKEKLNTLSDQKSHFQGLYQQTLDRVNDLEKGCVVCYKPSDEQEMALQQFVHLNLGKSKAANLVYIVMRHRGEGVGYEYARTYSKLKTFAKRVGKSLVYYVVPQSEEVKNFGALSDETVDLKDYEADDSEEPSSSGSGKRSLEFRGCSESENIKSDDLNTSKSDVLEQN from the exons ATGTCTGGAGAAGAAAGTACACCTAGATCTGGTGCTAGTGGTGCAGGTGAAGGAAGTGGTGGAAGTGCTGGTAAAGCTGCCTTTGGTCATGACTATTTGAATAATGAATCATATGAACacagtggcaatagaaaagcccct aaattAATTACACCAGCTAACCTGAAGATCTATACTAAGCATCACAGGGTTAAGGACATAGTTGTTAGTGCTAtcagacatgaggattatgtcaggaTAGAGAACAAGTCctctgctaaatctatctttgactctatgtgtgcaACATATGATGGTAACGAGaaagttcaagaggctaaagctagtctcttgataagacAGTATGAACTCTTCACCATGGAGAAAGATGAAGATATTGAAACCATGTTCACAAGGTTTCAAACTCTTGTATCTGGTCTCAAGGTGCTGAAGAGAAGTTACactacctatgaccatgttcagaagattctgagaagtcttcctctTGTGTGGAGACCTAAAGTCACTGCCattgaggaagctcaaaatctcaagaatATGAGTCTTGAGgttctgataagcaatctcagaagccatgagatggttctgaatgccgACTCAACAGCTCAGAAGAAGTCCAAGTTTGTGGccttacagtcaactaggatttcttccaaagctcttaagactcaacTTCTTAATATTGAGGAGGAATCTTCtacagatggtcaagaggaagAGATGGGAGAAGATGAATTTGCtctattcaccaagtttcagcaatgggcTAGGTTCAATAAAAAGAACTTCAGAGGAAATAGCTCAAGAAACTCTGGTGGCAAAAAGGAAGaacagaagaactgcttcaattGCAAGAAGCCAGGACATTTCATTGCTGACTATCCAGAAATGTCTTCCAAGGACAAGAGTAAAAGGTACAACTCCAAGAAGCAGCAGTTCAAAAGTAAGTTGAAGAAAAGTCTGATGGTTACGTTTGAAGAGTTATCATCTGAAGAGGAAGTTGAAGAGGATGAAGAAGCAAATCTGGCACTTATGGCCTCAAcagactcagatgtagactcagatgATGAGCCAGAGCCAGACTCAGAAGTagctgatgaggtattttctgattgTTCTAaaactcaacttataactgctcTTAACATGGTTATTGAGAAGCATCTCAAAGTATTAAGCAAacaaaaacttttaaaagaaaaacttaatACTCTGAGTGATCAGAAAAGTCACTTTCAAGGTCTGTATCAGCAAACTCTTGACAGAGTGAATGATCTTGAAAAAGGATGCGTTGTTTGTTACAAACCTAGTGATGAGCAggaaatggctcttcaacagtttgtgcatctcaatcTTGGAAAGAGCAAGGCTGCTAATTTGGTTTATATTGTCATGAGACATCGTGGAGAAGgagttggctatgaatatgctagaacatattcaaagctaaaaacCTTTGCCAAAAGAGTTGGAAAATCTTTGGTTTACTATGTAGTACCCCAAAGTGAAGAAGTAAAGAACTTTGGTGCTTTGAGTGATGAGACTGTTGACCTAAAAGATTATGAAGCTGATGACTcggaggaaccaagttcctcaggttCTGGAAAGAGAAGCTTAGAATTTAgaggttgttcagagtctgagAATATTAAATCAGATGATCTGAATACTTCAAAATCTgatgtgttggaacaaaattga